One Acetobacterium sp. KB-1 DNA segment encodes these proteins:
- the ftsE gene encoding cell division ATP-binding protein FtsE yields the protein MIEFKNVTKGYDKNKSDALKNVSLFIDKGEFVFLVGRSGAGKSTFIKLLLREIEATEGSVYINNFNVSKLSKKEIPFLRRKMGIVFQDFRLLENKSVYENVAYAMEIIGKSEKQIQKRVPLALDMVGLSHRMNHYPHELSGGEQQRVVIARAIINNPSILICDEPTGNLDPETSYEIISILEEINRRGTTILVVTHDREIVDTMKKRVLTLEDGVLKVDDATGRYGYEV from the coding sequence ATGATAGAATTTAAAAATGTAACCAAGGGTTATGATAAAAATAAGAGCGATGCCCTTAAAAATGTGAGTCTCTTTATTGATAAGGGTGAGTTCGTCTTTCTTGTGGGTAGAAGTGGTGCGGGGAAATCCACATTCATTAAACTTCTCTTAAGAGAGATTGAAGCGACCGAAGGATCGGTCTATATTAATAACTTTAATGTGTCAAAATTATCAAAAAAGGAAATTCCCTTTTTAAGACGAAAAATGGGAATTGTATTTCAGGACTTTCGTCTATTGGAAAACAAAAGTGTCTACGAAAATGTGGCCTATGCCATGGAAATTATTGGAAAATCTGAGAAGCAGATTCAAAAGCGGGTGCCCCTGGCTCTGGATATGGTGGGCTTATCCCATCGAATGAACCATTATCCCCATGAGTTATCCGGGGGTGAACAACAAAGAGTGGTCATCGCCCGGGCCATCATTAATAATCCATCTATTTTGATTTGCGATGAGCCCACCGGGAACCTTGACCCGGAAACATCGTATGAAATTATCAGTATTTTAGAAGAAATCAACCGCAGAGGGACGACCATTCTGGTTGTAACCCATGACCGGGAAATTGTGGATACCATGAAAAAACGGGTTTTGACATTGGAAGATGGTGTCCTTAAGGTAGATGATGCGACAGGCAGGTATGGATATGAAGTTTAG
- a CDS encoding murein hydrolase activator EnvC — MKKHRIIAGIVTGSMVLAFLTAPVNAASLTEQLAESNARQAAARYQVDMTQNTINGIEEEITKVNEEVDRISGVISTINAEIAAIEVNIAKKQEELKIAEAKKLEQEESMSDRVRAMYMYGNGSVMEFIFSASDFSDFVTKLDMSRYIMSADKGSLNALDETKKVIDEKKLGIEADRLKTVEKKTEQEVVLTQQEEILAQKDQLLAQNQAALNEYKAIEEAEAATSADIEGQLQAYYEQQRAAAEQAAAQAAQAQSSGDAESSDGSTGGDSSGGGSTAPPVYSSSYVWPCYGEITSPFGWRTHPIWGDTRFHAGIDIGASSGTPVAVAGNGTVISAGWNGGYGNCVIVDIGNGLSAVYAHLSAIYVSSGETVSAGQTVGAVGSTGDSTGAHLHYEVRLYGSPIDPHI, encoded by the coding sequence ATGAAAAAACATCGAATTATAGCAGGAATCGTAACGGGTTCCATGGTTTTGGCATTTTTAACAGCACCCGTCAATGCGGCTTCATTAACCGAGCAGTTAGCAGAAAGCAATGCTCGACAGGCAGCGGCAAGATATCAGGTTGACATGACTCAAAACACCATTAATGGGATTGAAGAAGAAATTACTAAGGTTAATGAAGAGGTTGATCGAATCAGTGGGGTGATTAGCACAATCAATGCCGAAATCGCAGCCATTGAAGTCAATATTGCTAAAAAGCAGGAAGAGCTGAAAATAGCTGAGGCCAAAAAGCTGGAGCAGGAAGAATCGATGAGCGATCGGGTTCGGGCGATGTACATGTACGGTAACGGCAGCGTCATGGAATTTATTTTCTCAGCTTCAGATTTCTCGGATTTTGTTACGAAATTAGATATGTCCCGCTACATCATGAGTGCGGACAAGGGCTCCCTGAATGCTCTGGATGAAACGAAAAAAGTGATCGATGAGAAAAAACTCGGTATTGAGGCAGATCGATTAAAAACTGTTGAGAAGAAAACGGAACAGGAAGTGGTTTTGACACAGCAGGAAGAGATACTGGCTCAAAAAGATCAATTATTGGCCCAAAATCAAGCTGCCCTCAACGAGTATAAAGCCATTGAAGAGGCTGAAGCAGCAACCTCTGCTGATATTGAAGGTCAATTACAAGCCTATTATGAACAACAGCGGGCTGCTGCCGAACAAGCCGCGGCCCAGGCGGCCCAAGCCCAAAGCAGTGGAGACGCTGAAAGCTCCGATGGTTCCACTGGCGGAGATAGCTCAGGTGGTGGTTCAACCGCACCCCCGGTTTATTCCAGCTCTTATGTCTGGCCGTGTTATGGAGAGATCACCAGTCCATTTGGCTGGAGAACCCATCCCATTTGGGGCGATACTCGTTTTCATGCCGGTATTGATATTGGTGCGTCTTCAGGTACTCCGGTAGCTGTTGCTGGTAACGGCACGGTGATCTCGGCTGGTTGGAACGGCGGTTACGGAAACTGTGTCATCGTGGATATCGGTAATGGCTTATCGGCGGTCTATGCCCATTTAAGTGCAATTTATGTCTCATCAGGTGAAACCGTCAGTGCCGGTCAGACCGTTGGTGCCGTTGGCAGTACCGGAGATTCAACCGGAGCGCATCTTCATTATGAAGTACGATTGTATGGGTCGCCAATCGACCCCCATATCTAA
- a CDS encoding iron-containing alcohol dehydrogenase encodes MAKTYYFPPVVIMGPGAIELITPEIKRLNVKKALVVTDKVLVEAGIVKDVLDVLDGAKVPYTVFSEVRPNPTVANVNAGLLVLQDNECDFVVSVGGGSPQDTAKGIAILATNPGDLRDYEGVGKTANKSLPIVAINTTAGTASEATINYVITDEARKLKMVIVDPNCLATVAVNDPVLMLKMPKSLTAATGMDALTHAIEGYTTAGASRFTDLFNLEAIKAISGSLRQAVEDGDDLDARDVMAYGQFVTGLGFSNAGLGIVHSMAHQLGGFYDLPHGVCNAILLPYVTAFNADAVGDRLKDVAQAMGVDTSRREPKEINIMAIDAIKKLSKDVGIPTGLKEIGVKEEDFGELADLALADICTGGNPKCPTKEDVISIYKAAF; translated from the coding sequence ATGGCAAAAACCTATTATTTTCCACCAGTCGTCATTATGGGACCGGGTGCAATTGAACTGATTACACCTGAGATCAAACGGCTGAACGTGAAAAAAGCTTTAGTTGTAACCGATAAAGTACTTGTAGAAGCCGGTATTGTAAAAGACGTACTTGATGTATTAGATGGAGCAAAAGTTCCTTATACTGTTTTTTCAGAAGTTAGACCCAATCCAACGGTTGCCAATGTAAACGCTGGTCTTTTAGTACTACAAGACAACGAATGTGATTTTGTAGTGAGCGTTGGTGGCGGATCACCTCAGGATACCGCCAAGGGGATTGCTATTCTGGCAACCAACCCCGGGGACCTCAGAGATTACGAAGGCGTTGGCAAAACAGCTAATAAATCATTGCCGATTGTGGCGATTAACACCACCGCCGGCACCGCCAGTGAAGCGACGATTAACTATGTCATCACCGACGAAGCGCGTAAACTGAAAATGGTTATTGTTGATCCTAACTGTTTGGCTACTGTCGCGGTCAATGACCCGGTTTTAATGCTGAAAATGCCAAAATCATTAACTGCAGCAACTGGTATGGATGCCTTAACCCATGCGATCGAAGGCTACACCACTGCCGGTGCCTCCCGATTTACGGATCTCTTTAATTTAGAAGCCATCAAAGCCATTTCCGGCAGCTTAAGACAAGCGGTTGAAGACGGTGACGATCTGGATGCCCGTGATGTCATGGCCTATGGTCAGTTTGTCACTGGTTTGGGCTTTTCCAACGCGGGGTTGGGAATCGTTCACTCCATGGCGCACCAGTTAGGCGGCTTCTATGACCTGCCTCATGGTGTTTGCAATGCCATTTTGCTTCCTTATGTAACGGCGTTTAATGCCGATGCCGTCGGTGATCGGTTAAAAGACGTGGCTCAGGCGATGGGTGTCGACACCAGCCGTCGGGAGCCAAAAGAAATTAATATCATGGCCATTGATGCCATCAAAAAACTGTCCAAAGATGTCGGTATACCGACGGGACTCAAAGAAATCGGTGTTAAAGAAGAGGACTTTGGCGAATTGGCAGATCTGGCCCTGGCCGATATCTGTACCGGTGGAAATCCCAAATGCCCAACCAAAGAAGATGTAATATCTATTTATAAAGCGGCTTTTTGA
- a CDS encoding 1-deoxy-D-xylulose-5-phosphate reductoisomerase, with product MMKNISILGSTGSIGTQALEVVSQNSDTLNIVGLTTNTRIDLLEKQIDIYAPRLVCVMDGDAALLLEKRMKQKGSEVEVVTGLEGLIAVSTASENDLLLTAVSGMIGLKPTLAAISAGIDIALANKETLVAGGQIIIDAVAAAGVSLLPVDSEHSAIFQCLMGNKHEEINRVIITASGGPFRGQTREQLQSVTLAQALKHPNWSMGKKITIDSATLMNKGLEVIEAKWLFNLKNDQIDVVVHPQSIIHSMVEFIDHSTIAQLGMPDMALPIQIAFFYPDRIANNRQALDFGKVRELSFEAPDLITFPCLQLAYDALDIGGTMACALNAANEISVARFLNQRITFLDIPRINRLVMEKHSVISNPDLGDVLAVDAWARAVAKRI from the coding sequence ATTATGAAAAATATCAGTATCCTTGGGTCGACTGGTTCAATTGGAACCCAGGCTCTGGAAGTCGTTTCACAAAACAGTGACACTTTAAATATTGTCGGTTTAACCACGAACACCCGCATTGATTTGCTGGAAAAACAAATTGATATCTATGCTCCCCGCCTGGTTTGTGTGATGGATGGAGACGCCGCACTGTTGCTGGAAAAACGGATGAAGCAAAAGGGCTCGGAGGTGGAAGTGGTCACCGGTTTAGAGGGGCTCATCGCGGTTTCAACGGCATCAGAAAACGATCTGCTCCTCACTGCGGTTTCGGGTATGATTGGGCTTAAGCCGACCCTGGCTGCCATCAGTGCCGGCATTGATATTGCCCTGGCCAATAAAGAAACCCTGGTAGCCGGTGGTCAGATCATCATCGATGCAGTGGCAGCAGCAGGGGTTTCACTACTACCGGTGGACAGTGAACACAGTGCCATCTTTCAATGTCTGATGGGAAACAAGCATGAAGAAATAAACCGGGTCATCATCACGGCTTCCGGTGGGCCTTTCCGGGGCCAAACACGGGAACAACTGCAATCCGTTACCTTAGCCCAGGCTCTGAAACACCCTAACTGGTCGATGGGCAAAAAAATTACCATTGATTCAGCAACCCTGATGAATAAGGGTTTGGAAGTCATTGAAGCCAAATGGCTATTTAATCTGAAAAATGATCAAATTGATGTGGTGGTGCATCCCCAGAGTATCATTCATTCGATGGTGGAGTTCATCGACCATTCCACCATCGCCCAATTGGGAATGCCGGACATGGCGCTGCCGATTCAAATCGCCTTTTTCTATCCGGATCGGATCGCTAATAACCGCCAGGCTCTGGATTTTGGAAAGGTTAGGGAACTTAGCTTTGAAGCGCCGGATCTGATTACTTTTCCCTGTTTACAACTGGCCTACGACGCCCTTGATATTGGCGGAACCATGGCTTGCGCCCTCAATGCCGCCAATGAGATATCGGTGGCCCGATTTTTAAATCAGAGGATTACTTTTTTAGATATTCCCCGAATTAACCGGCTGGTGATGGAAAAACACTCGGTCATTTCAAATCCAGACCTTGGTGATGTGCTGGCTGTGGATGCCTGGGCCCGAGCAGTAGCAAAACGGATCTAA
- a CDS encoding MFS transporter produces the protein MSEQMSGQKNSNVWVQIAALSVALLMYTTSMTTPALGEIAKAFPDAAPETIKLLSTIPSLMMVVFALVAGKLTQYISIKKIISIAMILMFVGGIPSAFVGDLQFMIVMRFVFGAGYGLVFPMASAVVADLFTGQQQNKLMGFRSAVGAAAGVVFQMMGGILAAYNWRYSFLGFLLIIPIALLIWFKLPDTGVKKPEKTPESGIKEKKVTSISFILAFVCLLVNVVQFSFMTNIAMVIQSDGLGNAAQAATVLTVFTGAAFVLGLLFGNTAKLLKQFTVPFAVLTVGLAFVVLIFANSMTMLIVGAVIFGMGFGTFNPAITIAVAKSAAKPKYAAVAISIYVSATGIGQFISPYVLKFTRETLNLTATRADWQIAAATLIVGSVVSMVLVGMYSKKSDEVKQTV, from the coding sequence ATGAGTGAACAAATGAGCGGACAAAAAAACAGTAATGTGTGGGTCCAGATAGCGGCCTTGTCGGTTGCCTTGCTGATGTACACAACCAGCATGACGACTCCAGCCCTGGGTGAAATCGCAAAAGCGTTTCCAGATGCGGCCCCAGAGACCATTAAGTTATTATCCACAATTCCTTCTCTGATGATGGTGGTCTTCGCATTGGTCGCTGGTAAACTAACCCAGTACATCAGCATCAAAAAGATTATCTCTATTGCTATGATCCTGATGTTCGTCGGCGGGATTCCATCTGCCTTTGTTGGCGATCTGCAATTTATGATCGTGATGCGATTTGTCTTCGGTGCTGGATATGGTTTAGTCTTCCCGATGGCATCGGCAGTTGTCGCAGACCTCTTTACTGGACAGCAGCAGAACAAACTGATGGGCTTCAGAAGTGCCGTTGGGGCGGCGGCAGGTGTCGTGTTCCAGATGATGGGCGGAATCCTGGCAGCCTATAACTGGCGCTATTCTTTTCTGGGTTTTCTACTCATCATCCCGATTGCCCTACTAATCTGGTTTAAATTACCGGATACGGGTGTTAAGAAACCAGAAAAAACGCCTGAATCCGGCATAAAAGAAAAGAAAGTGACATCAATTTCGTTTATTCTGGCGTTCGTCTGTTTATTGGTAAATGTTGTTCAATTCAGTTTTATGACCAATATTGCCATGGTTATTCAGTCTGATGGGCTTGGCAACGCAGCCCAAGCGGCCACCGTCTTAACGGTTTTTACGGGTGCTGCCTTTGTATTGGGACTTTTGTTTGGAAACACCGCAAAACTACTAAAACAATTCACGGTTCCATTTGCTGTCTTAACAGTGGGTCTGGCATTTGTCGTGTTAATATTTGCAAACAGTATGACAATGCTGATTGTTGGCGCAGTCATTTTTGGGATGGGTTTTGGTACCTTTAATCCGGCCATTACAATTGCGGTTGCAAAAAGCGCGGCAAAGCCCAAATACGCAGCGGTTGCGATCTCTATTTATGTCAGTGCAACCGGGATTGGACAATTTATCTCACCTTATGTACTGAAATTCACACGTGAAACCCTGAATTTAACGGCTACCCGGGCGGACTGGCAAATTGCCGCGGCAACCTTAATTGTTGGTAGTGTGGTTTCAATGGTATTGGTTGGGATGTATAGTAAAAAAAGCGATGAAGTCAAGCAGACGGTGTAA
- a CDS encoding TetR/AcrR family transcriptional regulator codes for MANYKTGLETKHKIYVTAKQLFYEYGFVKTTLADIAKASGTNKAMVAYYFNNKNNLALEVYNEYMVANKVKTQKAIDEKYPGCNAVIKTAIEYRVQNRNCRLNRHLNQFYHELCDTNILMKTESASVGFVENINRSYKLGLDRLEVKALALANLAVVHGLHVSWGGGYLDCSSEYLAELEIRLLFQSLRFDNDFIDQCIKESRGMIGAINLRVEKNFTVVVAA; via the coding sequence TTGGCTAACTACAAGACTGGGCTGGAAACTAAGCATAAAATTTATGTAACAGCAAAACAATTATTCTATGAGTATGGGTTTGTTAAAACAACTTTAGCAGATATTGCCAAAGCGTCGGGAACAAATAAGGCGATGGTGGCCTATTATTTTAATAACAAAAATAATCTGGCACTTGAGGTTTATAATGAATACATGGTGGCGAATAAAGTCAAAACGCAAAAAGCCATCGATGAAAAGTATCCCGGTTGTAATGCGGTGATAAAAACGGCAATCGAATATCGGGTTCAGAATCGTAACTGTCGCTTAAATCGCCATTTGAATCAATTTTATCATGAATTGTGCGATACTAATATATTGATGAAAACAGAAAGTGCCTCGGTTGGATTTGTCGAAAACATCAACCGGTCTTACAAACTGGGACTTGATCGGCTGGAAGTGAAGGCATTAGCCCTTGCAAACTTGGCCGTGGTTCATGGGCTCCACGTCTCCTGGGGGGGTGGGTATCTGGATTGCAGCAGCGAATATCTGGCCGAGTTGGAAATTCGTTTGCTGTTTCAGAGCCTGCGGTTTGATAATGATTTTATTGACCAGTGTATAAAAGAGTCGCGGGGAATGATTGGTGCAATTAACCTTAGGGTTGAAAAAAACTTTACAGTGGTAGTTGCAGCATAA